A single region of the Drosophila miranda strain MSH22 chromosome 2, D.miranda_PacBio2.1, whole genome shotgun sequence genome encodes:
- the LOC108155654 gene encoding EH domain-containing protein 1: MSRLQSGDGFLKREQKNQEVVENVIGELKKIYRSKLLPLEEHYQFHDFHSPKLEDPDFDAKPMILLVGQYSTGKTTFIRYLLERDFPGIRIGPEPTTDRFIAVMYDDKEGVIPGNALVVDPKKQFRPLSKYGNAFLNRFQCSSVASPVLNAISIVDTPGILSGEKQRIDRGYDFTGVLEWFAERVDRIILLFDAHKLDISDEFRRSIEALKGHDDKIRIILNKADMIDHQQLMRVYGALMWSLGKVLQTPEVARVYIGSFWDQPLRFDSNRRLFEDEEQDLFRDLQSLPRNAALRKLNDLIKRARLAKVHAFIIAELRKDMPSVFGKDSKKKDLIKNLGQVYDRIQREHSISPGDFPDIKKMQDVLQHQDFTKFHSLKPHLLDIVDNMLAKDIARLMEMIPQEEMTLVNEPIVKGGAFEGVIDDHVSPFGYMKGEGIDAGYGEHEWICNKEKSRTDTIFNGLNPVDGKISGATAKQELIKSKLPNSVLSKIWKLSDVDGDGFLDSEEFALALHLINVKLEGCELPTVLPEHLVPPSKRYA, encoded by the exons ATGTCACGCCTTCAATCAGGAGATGG TTTTCTGAAGCGCGAGCAGAAAAACCAGGAGGTAGTGGAAAATGTGATTGGCGAGCTGAAAAAGATCTATCGGAGCAAGCTGCTGCCCCTGGAGGAGCACTACCAGTTCCATGACTTTCACTCGCCCAAGCTGGAGGATCCGGACTTCGATGCGAAGCCAATGATACTGCTGGTGGGGCAGTACTCCACGGGCAAGACGACCTTCATTCGATACCTGTTGGAGCGAGACTTTCCCGGTATTCGGATTGGTCCAGAGCCCACCACAGATCGCTTCATTGCCGTGATGTACGACGACAAGGAGGGCGTCATACCCGGCAATGCCCTGGTGGTGGATCCCAAGAAACAGTTCCGTCCACTCTCCAAGTACGGCAATGCGTTCCTCAATCGTTTCCAGTGCTCCAGCGTGGCCTCGCCGGTGCTGAATGCCATCTCCATCGTGGACACACCCGGCATCTTGTCCGGCGAGAAGCAGCGCATCGACCGAGGCTACGACTTCACGGGGGTGCTGGAGTGGTTCGCGGAGCGCGTCGATCGGATCATCCTGCTGTTCGATGCCCACAAACTGGACATCTCCGACGAGTTCCGGCGCTCGATCGAGGCCCTCAAGGGCCACGACGACAAGATTCGCATCATCCTCAACAAGGCGGACATGATCGATCACCAGCAGCTGATGCGGGTCTATGGAGCGCTCATGTGGTCCCTGGGCAAAGTGCTGCAGACGCCGGAGGTGGCCCGCGTCTACATTGGCTCGTTCTGGGACCAGCCGCTGCGGTTTGATTCCAACCGCCGCCTGTTCGAGGATGAGGAACAGGATCTCTTCCGCGACCTGCAATCCCTGCCCCGCAACGCTGCCCTGCGCAAGCTGAACGATTTGATCAAGAGGGCGCGCCTGGCCAAGGTGCACGCCTTCATCATCGCCGAACTGCGCAAGGACATGCCCTCGGTGTTTGGCAAGGACAGCAAGAAGAAGGATCTGATCAAGAACCTGGGCCAGGTCTACGATCGCATTCAGCGCGAGCATTCGATATCGCCCGGCGACTTCCCAGACATTAAGAAAATGCAGGATGTCCTGCAGCATCAGGACTTTACCAAGTTCCACTCACTGAAGCCCCATCTCCTGGACATTGTCGACAACATGCTGGCCAAGGACATAGCGCGACTAATGGAAATGATACCCCAGGAAGAGATGACGCTCGTCAACGAACCGATCGTTAAGG GTGGTGCCTTCGAGGGTGTCATCGACGACCACGTCTCACCGTTCGGCTACATGAAGGGCGAGGGCATAGATGCTGGCTACGGAGAACACGAATGGATTTGCAACAAGGAGAAATCACGCACAGACACCATCTTCAACGGTCTTAATCCGGTCGATGGCAAAATATCCGGTGCAA CTGCCAAGCAGGAGCTTATCAAATCGAAACTGCCCAACTCGGTGCTTAGTAAAATCTGGAAACTATCCGATGTCGATGGGGATGGCTTTCTGGACTCTGAGGAATTTGCGCTGGCTTTGCACTTAATCAATGTCAAGCTGGAAGGCTGTGAGCTACCCACAGTATTGCCGGAACACTTAGTACCACCGTCGAAGCGTTATGCCTAA
- the LOC108155657 gene encoding actin-related protein 1: MEPYDVVVNQPVVIDNGSGVIKAGFAGEHIPKCRFPNYIGRPKHIRVMAGALEGDIFVGPKAEEHRGLLSIRYPMEHGIVTDWNDMERIWSYIYSKEQLATFTEDHPVLLTEAPLNPRRNREKTAEFFFESINAPALFVSMQAVLSLYATGRVTGVVLDSGDGVTHAVPIYEGFAMPHSIMRVDIAGRDVTRYLKTLIRREGFNFRSTAEFEIVRSIKEKVCYLATNPQKEETVETEKFAYKLPDGKTFEIGPARFRAPEVLFRPDLLGEECEGIHDVLMYSIEKSDMDLRKMLYQNIVLSGGSTLFKGFGDRLLSELRKHSAKDLKIRIAAPQERLYSTWMGGSILASLDTFKKMWISKREYEEEGHRAVHRKTF; this comes from the exons ATGGAGCCTTATGATGTCGTAGTAAACCAGCCCGTCGTCATAGATAAC GGCTCCGGTGTTATCAAAGCCGGCTTTGCTGGTGAGCACATTCCAAAATGCAGGTTCCCCAATTA CATTGGCAGACCCAAGCATATTCGGGTAATGGCTGGTGCCCTGGAGGGCGACATATTCGTTGGTCCCAAGGCGGAGGAGCATCGCGGTCTGCTCAGCATACGGTATCCCATGGAGCACGGTATTGTGACGGACTGGAACGATATGGAGCGAATATGGAGTTACATTTATAGCAAA GAACAACTAGCCACCTTCACGGAAGATCATCCAGTACTGCTCACAGAGGCTCCACTAAATCCACGCCGCAACCGTGAAAAGACTGCCGAATTCTTCTTTGAAAGCATCAATGCTCCTGCGCTGTTTGTGTCAATGCAGGCGGTCCTCAGTCTGTATGCCACAGGAAGAGTGACTGGCGTCGTGCTGGACTCCGGTGACGGTGTGACCCATGCGGTTCCCATCTATGAGGGATTCGCCATGCCACACAGTATTATGCGTGTGGACATTGCCGGTCGGGATGTGACGCGGTACCTGAAGACACTCATACGCCGGGAGGGCTTCAACTTTCGGTCCACCGCCGAGTTTGAGATTGTGCGTTCGATCAAGGAGAAGGTCTGCTACTTGGCCACCAACCCGCAGAAGGAAGAAACTGTGGAGACGGAAAAGTTTGCATACAAACTGCCCGATGGCAAGACCTTTGAGATCGGACCCGCACGCTTCCGGGCCCCAGAGGTGCTCTTCCGTCCGGACCTGCTGGGCGAGGAGTGCGAGGGCATACATGACGTTCTAATGTACTCCATAGAAAAGTCGGATATGGATCTCAGGAAAATGCTCTACCAGAACATTGTGCTCTCGGGTGGTTCAACTCTATTCAAGGGATTCGGCGATCGGCTGCTGTCTGAACTGAGAAAGCATTCAGCCAAGGATCTGAAAATCAGG ATTGCCGCCCCGCAAGAGCGTCTCTACTCCACATGGATGGGCGGCTCGATTCTGGCATCGCTTGATACCTTCAAGAAAATGTGGATATCGAAGCGGGAATACGAGGAAGAGGGCCACCGAGCCGTGCATAGAAAGACTTTTTAG
- the LOC108155655 gene encoding suppressor of fused homolog has protein sequence MSASNLDKKPDVKPPPGLKAIIDHLFQVYPDQPNPLQVTTLLKYWLGGQDPLDYISMYNNKGDAEKNVPPHWHYISFGLSDLHGDERVHLQEEQSHRSGMGFELTFRLAKTEAELQQEQECPEKPLRPPTWPANLLQAIGRYCFQTGNGLCFGDNIPWRKSLDGSENSMLQSLLVAQDPQLGCIETPFGTVDFCQIVGVFEHELEQASRWNGRGVLNFLREDIQTGGEWLVTNMERTMSVFELFPETLINLQDDLEKQGSDLAGINADFTFKETKPTIVKQEVDFQSLSERCATEENNRPMTESQMKREEPSFPQSMSLSSNSLHKSCPLDFQPQAPDCISLDGIEITLAPTVAKYLLLAIKDRIRHGRHFTFKAQHLALTLVAETVTGAAVSVHEPYGVLGYWIQVLIPNDLVPRMMDDFRNANLDENTELTQRLQFDWPDKNLRLILDQPESILPIAPGVTASASVTAMSLDAVPQSM, from the coding sequence ATGTCTGCATCAAATTTAGATAAAAAACCGGACGTAAAGCCGCCTCCTGGGCTGAAGGCCATCATAGATCACCTCTTCCAGGTGTATCCCGACCAGCCGAATCCCCTGCAGGTGACCACGCTGCTGAAGTACTGGTTGGGAGGTCAGGATCCGCTGGACTACATCAGTATGTACAACAACAAAGGAGATGCAGAGAAGAATGTCCCCCCGCATTGGCACTACATCAGTTTTGGGCTCAGCGACCTGCACGGCGACGAGCGTGTCCATCTGCAGGAGGAGCAGTCGCATCGGTCGGGGATGGGATTTGAGCTGACGTTCCGGCTGGCAAAGACGGAGGCTGAGCTGCAACAGGAACAGGAGTGTCCGGAGAAGCCCCTTCGGCCTCCCACATGGCCAGCCAATCTGCTCCAAGCCATTGGCCGGTACTGTTTCCAAACGGGCAACGGCTTGTGTTTTGGCGACAACATACCCTGGCGCAAGAGTCTGGATGGCAGCGAAAACTCCATGCTGCAGAGTCTGCTGGTCGCACAGGATCCTCAGCTGGGCTGCATCGAGACACCGTTTGGCACCGTTGACTTTTGTCAGATTGTTGGCGTCTTTGAGCACGAGCTGGAGCAAGCTTCGCGCTGGAACGGGCGCGGGGTTTTGAATTTCCTGCGCGAGGATATCCAGACAGGCGGCGAGTGGCTGGTTACAAACATGGAACGAACAATGAGTGTGTTTGAGCTGTTTCCCGAGACGTTGATCAATCTGCAAGACGACCTCGAGAAGCAGGGCTCCGACTTGGCTGGAATTAATGCAGATTTCACTTTTAAGGAAACGAAGCCGACCATAGTCAAGCAGGAGGTCGATTTCCAGTCCCTCAGTGAACGGTGTGCCACCGAGGAGAACAACCGCCCGATGACGGAGTCGCAAATGAAGCGGGAGGAACCGAGCTTTCCCCAATCGATGTCCCTCAGCAGCAATTCCCTGCACAAGTCCTGTCCCCTTGACTTTCAGCCCCAGGCACCGGACTGCATTTCCCTGGATGGCATCGAAATTACCTTGGCCCCAACTGTGGCCAAGTACTTGCTGCTGGCCATCAAGGACCGCATACGGCACGGCCGGCACTTCACCTTCAAGGCGCAGCATCTGGCCCTGACTCTGGTAGCGGAGACGGTAACAGGAGCCGCTGTCAGCGTCCATGAGCCATACGGCGTTTTGGGCTATTGGATTCAGGTGCTTATACCAAATGATCTCGTGCCGCGCATGATGGATGACTTCCGCAATGCAAATCTGGACGAGAACACCGAGCTGACACAACGCCTGCAGTTCGACTGGCCCGACAAGAACCTGAGGCTGATTCTGGACCAACCGGAGTCCATTCTTCCCATAGCCCCAGGGGTCACAGCCTCAGCTTCAGTCACAGCGATGTCCCTTGATGCAGTTCCACAGAGCATGTGA
- the LOC108155653 gene encoding monocarboxylate transporter 10, which produces MAENEPLNETQKQVNGRILPSNGHISPGSSNGQVHANGRSLVKTPSLANGNGTANGTHIEAPCCRDIHGKEPPDGGARAWLVMVSAFLCNGIIFGFINTYGVLHSLLSDRLTALGDPEASSKAALVGSLAIGTTFLFSTVAGCLTDKIGLRLTTFAGGVLSAGGLLLSSFFTENISALYFSYGIMFGLGAALAYTPTLAILGHYFKRYLGKVSGFVTAGSSVFTVILPPCLDSLLGGYGLEATLRIMSLMSAFIIVCSFVYKPLHPPPDPPKKKPGRSRINLFLRSIVNVEIWKRKRFVIWALCVPLALFGYFVPYVHMMQFVKTTFPGEDVNLPVMCIGITSGIGRLIFGIIADMPGVNRMYLQQLSLVSIGVVTLLLPLTNSYVVLVSFTLVMGLFDGCFISLLGPIAYEICGPSGATQAIGFLLGLSSIPLTVGPPVAGMIFDGTGSYTVPFVLAGLPPLVGSSLLFLIKCVKDDNNAASPLRAVALPNGDIEIASNGNHLSGGTKSSAPLMGAAATNGVNGVSPTALSNGHGHVDNGTEKLTVTDGSAS; this is translated from the exons ATGGCCGAGAACGAACCGCTGAACGAGACACAGAAGCAGGTGAATGGTCGCATCCTGCCCAGCAACGGACACATATCACCGGGATCCAGCAATGGCCAGGTGCATGCCAATGGCAGGAGCCTGGTCAAGACGCCGTCCCTGGCGAATGGGAACGGGACGGCCAACGGCACACACATCGAGGCGCCCTGCTGTCGCGACATACACGGCAAGGAGCCGCCGGATGGCGGAGCCAGGGCCTGGCTCGTCATGGTCAGTGCCTTCCTCTGCAACGGCATCATCTTCGGTTTCATCAACACCTACGGCGTGCTGCACTCGCTGCTGAGCGACCGCCTCACAGCACTGGGTGACCCGGAGGCCTCCAGTAAAGCGG CTCTCGTTGGCTCCCTGGCCATTGGCACCACATTCCTCTTTTCCACAGTCGCCGGCTGTCTGACGGACAAGATCGGGCTCCGGCTGACCACCTTCGCTGGCGGAGTTCTCTCGGCCGGGGGCCTGTTGCTGTCCTCGTTCTTTACCGAGAACATCAGTGCCCTGTACTTCAGCTATGGGATCATGTTTGGTCTTGGCGCGGCCCTGGCCTACACACCCACTCTTGCCATACTGGGGCACTACTTCAAGCGGTACCTGGGCAAGGTGAGCGGGTTCGTGACTGCGGGTTCCAGCGTCTTCACTGTGATACTGCCGCCCTGCCTGGACAGTCTTCTGGGCGGCTACGGCCTGGAGGCCACGCTGAGG ATTATGAGTCTCATGTCCGCCTTCATAATTGTGTGTTCCTTCGTGTACAAGCCGCTGCATCCGCCGCCGGATCCGCCCAAAAAGAAGCCAGGACGGTCGCGCATCAACCTCTTCCTGCGCTCCATTGTCAACGTGGAGATCTGGAAGCGCAAGCGTTTCGTTATCTGGGCTCTCTGCGTACCGCTGGCCCTGTTCGGATACTTTGTGCCCTACGTCCATATGATGCAGTTCGTGAAGACGACATTCCCTGGCGAGGATGTCAACCTGCCGGttatgtgcattggcatcacGTCCGGCATTGGACGCCTGATCTTCGGCATCATTGCCGACATGCCCGGTGTGAATCGCATGTATCTGCAGCAGCTGTCGCTGGTATCCATTGGCGTCGTGactctgctgctgcctctgacCAACTCATATGTGGTCCTGGTCTCTTTCACCCTGGTTATGGGCCTCTTCGATGGCTGCTTCATCTCCCTGCTGGGTCCGATTGCCTATGAGATCTGTGGACCCTCTGGTGCCACACAGGCGATTGGCTTCCTCCTGGGATTGAGCTCTATTCCCCTTACCGTGGGGCCACCAGTGGCCGGTATGATCTTCGATGGCACGGGATCGTACACGGTTCCATTTGTATTGGCTGGACTGCCACCGTTGGTGGGCTCCTCGCTGCTGTTCCTCATCAAGTGCGTGAAGGATGACAACAACGCCGCCAGTCCGCTTCGAGCTGTGGCACTGCCCAACGGGGACATTGAGATTGCCAGCAATGGAAATCATCTTTCGGGTG GCACCAAATCCAGCGCTCCTCTCATGGGTGCGGCGGCCACGAACGGCGTTAATGGAGTATCACCGACGGCCCTCAGCAACGGACATGGACATGTGGACAACGGAACTG AGAAACTCACCGTTACCGACGGATCGGCTTCGTAG
- the LOC117186909 gene encoding uncharacterized protein LOC117186909: MRSLVSSRSPSYMSAVVLLWKGVEKPRSLVLETRRGYMYLNRIASDSISRATMDGSEETRRLYWMATSVRYWLAARTTCTGATGAPGTLIKSGQSRSSAKDVPCIPPSYARLPQFAAAGVRQEYPCPASWANSQKPIRTIRSAHGPASDILALRQETDLSSSNGSIEERRHAVKHSLLKILKIQ, translated from the exons ATGCGGAGCCTCGTCTCATCGAGGTCGCCCTCGTATATGTCAGCAGTCGTGCTCTTGTGGAAGGGGGTGGAGAAGCCTCGTTCCCTGGTCCTCGAGACGCGTCGCGGGTACATGTACTTGAACAGAATCGCCTCGGACTCCATAAGCCGCGCCACGATGGACGGATCCGAGGAGACGAGACGCCTCTACTGGATGGCAACAAGTGTCAGATACTGGTTGGCCGCTAGGACTACGTGTACTGGAGCGACTGGAGCACCGGGGACATTGATCAAGTCGGGCCAGAGCCGCAGCTCCGCCAAGGACGTGCCCTGCATCCCCCCCAGCTACGCCAGACTCCCCCAATTTGCCGCTGCCGGTGTCCGGCAAGAATATCCATGCCCAG CTTCTTGGGCGAACTCGCAGAAGCCGATTCGGACGATTCGTTCGGCGCATGGCCCTGCCTCTGATATTCTTGCGCTCCGGCAAGAGACGGATTTATCGAGCTCTAATGGCTCCATCGAAGAACGCCGTCACGCCGTCAAGCACTCCCTTTTAAAGATTTTAAAAATACAATAG